From a single Apium graveolens cultivar Ventura chromosome 2, ASM990537v1, whole genome shotgun sequence genomic region:
- the LOC141705974 gene encoding uncharacterized protein LOC141705974 has translation MENQSHFRIQCTKRVRFRFVVWTTEEQNVMDEELLKCMFLPAEKIFLKITRLLPKKSMRDVTMRMQWLIKHGKCVQRHEKFENIWDHVESSYEGDLSDFSFYIPDNPNDPDHLVIPDKYRPRVIRRSRI, from the exons ATGGAAAATCAATCACACTTTCGCATACAATGCACAAAACGAGTTCGTTTTAGGTTCGTCGTGTGGACTACTGAAGAGCAGAATGTGATGGATGAAGAACTTCTAAA GTGCATGTTTTTGCCAGCCGAGAAGATTTTTTTAAAGATAACAAGATTGTTGCCAAAAAAATCAATGAGAGATGTAACAATGCGCATGCAGTGGTTAATT AAGCATGGAAAATGTGTGCAGAGACATGAAAAATTTGAAAACATTTGGGATCACGTGGAATCTTCATATGAGGGAGATTTGAGTGACTTCAGTTTTTATATACCAGACAATCCTAATGATCCGGATCATTTAGTTATTCC gGACAAGTATCGTCCTCGAGTTATTAGGCGTAGCAGGATCTGA